Proteins encoded in a region of the Antedon mediterranea chromosome 2, ecAntMedi1.1, whole genome shotgun sequence genome:
- the LOC140039405 gene encoding uncharacterized protein — MLLSEYITQSPIFLNRLLFTDLKLALVYLIYRLIEANLLDIGHKWMKRVVFNVCALCNVCHMERVHLHKLKDCMQSTPRCGPDDGMDTTKIRRLFAKHETNPAFQATATEGNSNVQGFLRFLIGIYKDIPSPILPLEVMTQICVRLDPLRSTDYNDWRGVACKVGYDRYIDYIMSMSFVSMINSPTMCVMHGWSEKGLSLDDFKECMIEMNRHDVVRIIDKHLNL; from the exons ATGTTACTATCAGAATACATAACGCAAAgtccaatatttctgaatagGTTGTTATTTACAGACTTAAAGCTGGCG CTTGTATATCTGATATACAGGCTCATTGAGGCAAATCTACTGGACATTGGTCACAAATGGATGAAACGTGTTGTGTTTAACGTATGTGCTTTGTGCAACGTCTGTCATATGGAGAGAGTCCACTTGCACAAACTTAAAGATTGCATGCAGTCTACGCCTCGATGTGGGCCAGATGACGGAATGGATACTACCAAAATCAGACGTTTGTTTGCAAAACACGAAACAAATCCAG CTTTCCAAGCCACTGCTACTGAAGGAAACTCAAATGTTCAAGGGTTTCTGCGATTTCTCATTGGCATCTATAAAGACATTCCATCACCAATCTTGCCATTAGAAGTTATGACACAGATTTGTGTTCGTCTGGACCCTCTTCGCTCAACAGACTACAATGACTGGCGTGGCGTAGCATGTAAGGTTGGCTATGATCGTTACATAGACTATATCATGAGCATGAGCTTTGTATCAATGATCAATAGCCCTACTATGTGTGTAATGCATGGATGGTCTGAGAAAGGTTTGTCATTGGACGATTTTAAGGAGTGTATGATTGAGATGAATCGTCATGATGTTGTACGTATAATTGATAAACATCTTAATCTCTAA